GGCGACCTCGGAGCGGACGTGCTGCAGGGCGGGGCGGGCGACGACGTGGTCTGGGGCGGCGGCGGCTTGGTCCCCGGCGCGGACGCCGGCGACTGGATCGACGGCGGCGAGGGCAGCGACTTCGTCCACGGCAACCAGGGCGACGACACGGTGCTGGGCGGGCTCGGCGCCGACGTCGTCCACGGCGGCCAGGGCGCCGACCGGCTGGAGGGCGAGGACGGTGCGGATACGCTGTCCGGCGACCAGGGAGACGACGTCCTGATCGGCGGCGCCGGCGCCGACCGCTTCCTGGTGTTCGCCGGCGGCGGCGTCGACCGCATCCTGGACTTCGACGTTCAGGAGGGCGACCGCCTGCACCTGGACGCCGGTCTCAGCTACACGCTTCGCCAGGACGGCGCCGACACCATCGTCGACCTCGGCGGCGGCCAGCGCGTCGTGCTTGCGGACGTGCGCTCGGAGACCCTCGGCGACGGCTGGATCGTCGGCGGCTGACGAGGGCCGCCGGCCCCTGTCCGCGCAGGTTCCGGCGCTGCAGGGACAGCCGGCTCGCCCAAAGGCGCTAGTTCGGCGTTCTCCCCCGGAGCGGGTCCGCCCCGGCGTGGCCCCAAGGGCTCCGGCGGGCGACGCGCTTGCCTGAAGGCCGGCGAGGGGCGCCTCCCGAGGCTCCCGGATCGACGGCCCAGATCGCACGACGGCGATCTTGTCGCCGACGAACCTCCGGAGCGCCGTCCGCCTCATGCCGTCCGCCTTCTTCACGATCGGTCACTCGACGCGGCCGCTGCCGGACTTCGTCGACCTTCTGAGGGAGAACGGTGTCGACCTGGTCGCCGACGTGCGATCGATGCCGCGGTCGCGCACCAACCCGCAGTTCAACGAGGCGGACCTGCCCGCGGCGCTGGCGCCATGGCAGATCGGCTACGCGCACCTGGCCGAGCTCGGCGGCCTGCGGGCCAGGCAGCGGAGCATTGATCCGTCGTCCAACGGCTACTGGCGGGTGCGCAGCTTCCAGAACTACGCCGACTACGCCCTGACGCCCCCGTTCGCGGCCGGCCTGGGCCGCCTTCGTGACCTCGGCGCGCACCGCCGCTGCGCGATCATGTGCGCGGAAGCGGTCTGGTGGCGCTGCCATCGACGGATCATCGCCGACTACCTGCTCGCGGCCGGCGAAGAGGTCCGGCACATCCTGGGGCCCGCGCACGTCGAGCTCGCCCATCTCACGCCGGGCGCGGTCGTCCACGGCGACGGCCGCGTGACCTATCCGGCCGCCGATCCGTCGACGGGTTAGGCCGGCCCCGTCGACGACGCCCGCGTGCAGCCGAGGGCGCCCTCCGGGCCGGGCCGATCCGCGGCGGGTTTGTCCGGGCGCAAAGTACGCGCCCGGCCGAGCGGGCAGGCTCTTCAACGAAGGAGACGAGCATGACCCTCGAAACCACCCTCGTGCGCGACATCGCCGTCACCCGCCCCGGGGCGACGGCCGTGCTCCGCCGGCACAGGATCGACTTCTGCTGCAACGGCGGCCTGTCGCTGGCCGAGGCGGCCGCCCGCCGGGACGTCGACCTGGGCGCGGTCGCGCGCGAGCTGGAGGCGCTCACGCCCGAGCCGCGGACGACGCCCGAGCAGCCGGAGGCGCTGATCGAGCATATCCTCAAGCGCTTCCACGAGGTCCATCGCCGCGAATTCCCCGAAGCCATCCGCATGGCCCGGCGGGTCGAGGCCGTGCACCGGGCCAACACGGACTGCCCGCACGGCCTGGCGGATCATCTGGCGCAGATGTCCGAGGACCTGGAGAGCCACCAGCAGAAGGAGGAGCGGATGCTCTTCCCGATGATGCTGGCGGGCGGACGCGGCATGACGGGCCTGCCGATCCGGCGGATGCTGGTCGAGCACGAGGAGGTCGGCGCGCAGCTGGAGCGGCTTGCGGAGCTGACCGGCGAGTTCGAGCCGCCACAGGGCGCCTGCACGACCTGGCGCGCGCTCTATCAGGCCTGCCGCAAGCTCGACGAGGATTTGCGGGAACACATGCACCTGGAGAACAACGTGCTGTTTCCGCAGTTCGCCCGAGCGCTCTGATCCGGAGCGGCGTTCTGACTCGCGCCAGACACGCCCCCGGGTGCGGCCGCCCTGCGGCCCCCCATGGGTCCTCCCGCCCGGCGGGCCCTCGGCCCGGTGCGGGACGCCCCGACAGGGAAGGTCCGCGTCCGCCGGCGGCTTTCGTGGGGGGTGGCGACGACGCCGCGTTCCTCGAAGACATTCGGGCTTTCCTGGCGCGTGAGCTGACCCCTGATCTCCGGGAAGCGTCGCGGCGGACCGTGGGCGTCTACACGGACGTGGCGAGCGGCTTGGTCTGGCATCGCCGCCTGCACGCCCGAGGCTGGATCGCGCCGGCGTGGCCGGCGCAATGGGGCGGCGCGGGCTGGAGCGCGCGCCAGCGCTACCTATGGGACCGCGAGTGCGCGCTGAACGACGCCCCGGTGCTCTTCGCGGCCGGAGTCCGCAGCCTGGGGCCGTTGCTGATCGAGGCCGGAACGGCCGCACAGCGGGCGGAGCACCTGCCGCGGATCCTCAGCGGCGAAGCCCTGTGGTGCCAGGGGTTCTCCGAGACGGGCGCCGGGTCGGACCTGGCCGGCGTCGCCACGCGCGCGGCGCAGGACGGAGACGACTATCTGGTGACGGGGGCGAAGGTCTGGACGACCGGCGCGCACCTCTCGAACTGGATGTTCGCCCTGGTGCGCACCGCGGACGGCGACCGCAAGCAGGCCGGCCTGACGTTCCTGCTGATCGACATGGCGAGCGCCGGGATTTCGGTCTCGCCGATCCGAGACATCTCGGGCGAGCACGAGCTGAACCAGGTCTTCTTCGACGCCGTGCGGGTTCCCGTCGCCAACCGCGTGGGCGCCGAGAACGATGGCTGGGTCGTCGCCAAGCGGCTGATGCAGCTCGCCAGGTCGAACAACACGCCGGCGGCGCTGGTCCGCCGCTCCCTGAACCGCGTCCGCCGCGTCGTGACTGAAGACGCGGCGGCGGACCCCGCCCTGCGGCGTCGCCTCGCCGAGCTGGAGATCGAGCTGGAGGCCTTCACGGCGCTGGAGCTGGCGGCGCTCCCGGAGGGACGACCCGAGGCGTCGGCCGTCAGCGCCCCCTCGATGGTCAAGCTGGTCGGCACTGAGCTGCATCAGAAGGTGCACGCGCTCGGCGTCGATGTCGCCTGCGCCGCCGGGGCCCCGCACCTGGCCGCCGGGGAGTTCGGCGATCCTGAACTCGACGCGGCGCAGCTCTTCATGGCCAAGCACCTGGCGGGGCGCGCGTCGACGATCTACTCCGGGAGCAGCGAGACCCAGAGGAATGTGATCTTCCGAGGCCGGCTCGGCTCGCGGCCGTGACCGTGGACGCTCGCCGCCGCCTTACGGCCGGCGTCGGCGCAGCCCGGCTGATCGAGGCCCGGCGTCGAGCCGCGACATGACGGCCGCGCCGGCGCGCCCCAAGACGGCGGCCGGGGAGGCCGTGGAGATCTTCGGCCAAGTCGCGGCGAGCGCCATCGGCGCTCCGCCCCGCCGGATGCGCCCAGCGCACGAGCGCCACGAGCTGCCGACGTCTCAGGTCATGGCCGCGGAAGAGGCCATATTCGATGCAAAAACGGGTGATAATGCGTCAGATGTGGTAAGTAATAGAATCTTGAGAACTGTAATTCAAGGATGTGTCCCAAGAGGCCCGGGCATGATGCCTGCGTATTGTTGGTATCGTTAGTAAGTTGTACGGCTTGGTTCTGCGGGCCACGATCCCGCCCTTTCTGGTCGCATCCGCCGCGGCCAGCTTTGCTTCACCGGCAAGGGCCGAAGCGCAGACCGGTGGAAGCCCCACCATCACCCTCGGTGCAGCCACCCAGCAGGTCGGGAAAGGCGCCGGCCAGACCCGCGGCGAGCCCACGGTCTTCGCGGCGTTGCGCACGGGCAGGGGCCCCCTTTACGCGAGCGCCTCGGCGAACACGGTCAGGCTCGGTCCCGGTGGCGAGGGCGAAGCAAACCTGACCGTGGGCGCCAGGTCGAAGGCGGCCGGCTTCGAAGGCCATGCCGGCGTCCACCTCATGCAGCGGCTCGGTGCGGAGGAAGGCTTCGACGGCCGATGGGTCGAGTACGAAGTGGGCGTCTCGCGCGCCCTCGGCCGCGCGAGCGCCGCGCTCATCGTCAACTATTCGCCGGACGCCGACGGCCCCGCTCGGGAGGCCTGGTGGAACCAGGCTCTGGTCGCCTGGGGCCTCACGGACGCGAGCCGGATCTCGGCAGCCGTGGGTCGCCGGACGGCCGACGGTGGGGGCGACTACAACGCCTGGAATATCGGGTTCACGCACCGAACCCCGGCGGGCGCGGCCTTCGACGTTCGCTTCCTCGACACCGACAAGCACGAGTTCGGCGGCGAGTTCGGTCGACGCCTCGTCGGCACGCTCTCCCACACCTTCTGATTCCCACACCTTATGGCGGTCCGGACGTCGACCGGACCGAGATGCACCTCGTGTGCGACCGCCGCCAGAAAGAGGCCCCACAATGCGTCTTGCCAACCTATCCGTATCGCGAAAGCTGGTCCTGGCTTTCGGGATCATGGTCGCCATCAGCATCGCGTCTTCCGCCCTCAGCATCGTCAGGATGCGCGAGGCGGCGGAGGCGACGCGGTGGAACAACCACACCCATGAGGTGCTGGCCGCCGCCAACGCGGTGGGCGCGGCCATGGTCGACCAGGAGACGGGCGTCCGGGGCTTCCTGATCGCGGGCGACGATCGCTTCCTCGAGCCCTACGAGGCGGGCGGCAAGGCTTACGGCGAGGCGTTCGAGCGCCTGAAGACCCTGACCTCTGACAACGCGGAACAGCAGGTCCGCATTGAGGCCCTGGGCGTTGCGGCGGCTGGCTGGCGCGACCAGGTCGCGGCCGTCGAGATCCGCAAGATGAAGGATCCCGCGATGGTCGAGGAAGCTCGCCAGATGGAGGCGTCGCAGGCGGGGAAGACGTTCATGGACGAGATCCGCGGGCGGCTGGGCGAAATCCGCTCGGCGGAAGAGGTCCTGCTTGAGAAGCGCTCCACGGAGCAGCGCCAGGACGAGGCCGAAGCCCAACTCACACTGATCCTCGGCGGCGTGGCCGGCGTGGTCTGCGCGATCATCCTGGGCGTCATGCTGAGCCGGGCGATCGCCGCGCCGCTCGTGGCCCTGCAGGGCGTGATGCGCAAGCTGGCGTCCGGCGACAACACCGTCGAGGTCGACGGCGTCGATCGCAAGGACGAGGTGGGGGCCATGGCCGCGGCCGTGCAGGTGTTCAAGGAGGCGGCCATCGAGAAGCTGCGGCTGGAGGGCATGACGGCCGAGCAGGCGAAGGCCGCCGAAGAGGACCGCCGCCGGCAGGAGACGGCCAAGGCCGAGGCCGCCCGCCAGCTGGCTCTGGTCGTCGAGAACATCGCCGCCGGCCTGGAAAAGCTGTCCGGCGGGGAGCTCACCTACCGCATCGTCCAGCCGTTCTCGGGCGAGTACGAGAAGCTCCGCACCGACTTCAACGCCGCCATGGGCCAGCTGCAGGAAACGATGCAGGTGGTCGCGGGCAATGTTCGCGCCATGACGGCGGGCGCCGGCGAGATCAGCCAGGCCGCCGACGATCTTTCCAAGCGGACCGAACAGCAGGCCGCGAGCCTGGAGGAGACCGCCGCGGCGCTCGACCAGATCACCGCCACCGTCCGGAAGACCGCTGAGGGGGCGATCGACGCCAGCACGGTGGTGAACACCGCCAAGGAAGACGCCGAACACTCCGGCGACGTCGTCCGCAACGCCGTCTCCGCAATGAGCGAGATCGAACGGTCCGCCCAGCAGATCAGCCAGATCATCGGAGTGATCGACGAGATCGCCTTCCAGACCAACCTGCTGGCCCTGAATGCGGGCGTGGAAGCGGCGCGGGCCGGCGACGCCGGCAAGGGCTTCGCGGTGGTCGCTTCGGAAGTCCGCGCGCTCGCCCAGCGCTCGGCCGAGGCGGCCAAGGAGATCAAGACGCTGATCGGCGCGTCCACCCAGCAGGTGGCGCAGGGCGTCTCGCTGGTGGGTGAGACCGGGGAGGCCCTGGAGCGCATCGTTGGCCAGGTTTCCCGGATCACCAGCATCGTGACCGAGATCGCCGCCTCCGCCCAGGAGCAGGCCACAGGGCTGCATCAGGTGAACACAGCGGTGAACCAGATGGACCAGGTGACCCAGCAGAACGCCGCCATGGTGGAGGAGTCGACGGCCGCCAGTCACAACCTGGCGCAGGAAGCGCAGGAGCTTTCGACCCTCATCGGACGCTTCAAGGTCGGGCAGACGGCGGCGGCGCCGCTCAAGGCGCGGACCCCTGCGGCCCCCCGCGGAAGGCGCCCGGCGCTGAAGGCGGTCTCGAGCCACGTCGGCGGCGGAGGGGCCCTGCGCAAGCCGGAGGTCGAAGTCGTGGCCGACGCCGATCGCTGGGAGGAGTTCTGATGACGCGCCAGGCCCCACCCGTACGCGACCTGCCGGCCGAGCTGATCTCGATCCGTGTCGGCGACCAGCTGTTCGCCCTCGACATCATGGTGGTTCGCGAGATCCGCGGCTGGTCGGCGTCGACGCCTCTGCCGCAGGCGCCAGCCTACGTGCTGGGGATGATCAACCTGCGCGGCACGGTCCTCCCGGTGCTCGACCTGGCCTCGCGCCTCGGCCTGCCTCCGAGTCGTCCCGACAGCTCGTCGGTGGTGGTCGTGGCCGAATTCGGGGCGCGGCCCGTGGGCCTGTTGGTCAGCGCCGTGTGCGACATCATCACCGTCGCGCCGGAGCAGGTGCAGACCGCGCCCGACCTGGGCGATCTCGGGGAGAGCGCCGTCGTGCAGGGGGTGATCACCCTCGAAAACGAGATCGTAACCCTGCTGGATCTGAATGCGGCCTGGCCGGAGGCGCTATTGGCGGCGTGAGGTGCGGTCGGTCAGGTCGCGCCTGGCCTTCCGCGCGCGCGAGCAGACACGAGGCGATCGTCGTCAAGACGTCGTCTCCCGCCGCAGAGCGAGTCAGCTGAGACACATCCTCAGGGTCGGTTCACGGCAGGTCGGCGGGTGGAGGTGGAGGCAGCGGCGGCTCGCGATCGCCCGCAGAGGTCAGAACAGATGCTGGCTGAGGCGCGCAGGCTTCTCGTCGGAAGGGTCGGCTGACGAGCGCGCTTCTCGACGTCGCGCCGGAGACCGCCCCGGCGCAATCAGCTCGGTAGCAACAGACTTGAACGTCTCTGAAACGAGCGAATTCGAAGGTGCAGATACAAAACCGCTGCTCTGCCAGCTGAGCTGATCCGGCCCGGTGGGCCCGCCGCCTATGGGGGGAAGCCGCCCGCTTCCGCAAGGGCGCGGTTGGACGGCGGGCGCGCCTGTGCTTGCCTGGCCGGATAACCAGACAGGGAGGGTCCGATGCGGTTCGAAGAGTACCGGGCGCACGATGCGGTGGGGCTGGCCGAGCTTGTGGCCCGCGGCGAGGTCTCGGCCGGCGAGCTGCTGGACGCGGCGGTCACGCGGATGGCGGAGGTCAACCCGCGGATCAACGCCGTCACCCTGGACCTGTCCGACGTGGCGCGGACGGCGGCGCCCGGATCGGGGCCGCTCGCGGGCGTCCCGTTTCTGCTGAAGGACCTGGGGGCGACGCTGGCCGGGACGGTCACCAGCGGCGGCTCGAAGCTGTTCGCGGACGCCGCGGCGGAGGCCGACAGCGCTACGACCCGGCTCTACAAGGCCGCGGGGCTCAACATCTTCGGCAAGACCAACACGCCCGAGTTCGGCCTGTGGCCGGTCACCGAATCCGAGCACCTGGGCGTCTGCCGCAATCCCTGGGATCTCGCCCGCACGCCGGGCGGCTCGTCGGGCGGGGCGGCGGCGGCGGTCGCGGCCGGGATCGTGCCGGCGGCCCACGCCAGCGACGGCGGCGGCTCGATCCGCACGCCGGCCGCCTGCTGCGGCCTGTTCGGGATGAAGCCGTCGCGGGGGCGGGTCAGCTTCGCGCCGCAGGGCGAGGGCTGGGCCGGCGCCTCGGTGCAGCACGCGGTGACGCGGTCGGTCCGGGACAGCGCCGCCCTGCTGGACGCCGTCTGCGCGCCGCAGCCGGGCGATCCCTATTTCCTGCCGCCGCCCGAGCGGCCGTTCCTGGAGGCGGCGGGCCGCGATCCCGGCCGGCTGCGGATCGGCTTCACCACCGCGGCGCTGCAGTCGCAGGCGCTGGACCCCGAATGCGCCGAGGCCGTGCGCGACGCCGCGAAGCTCTGCGAGGACCTCGGCCATGCCGTGGAAGAGGTGAAGGTCCCCGGCGACTTCCCCGCCATGCAGGCGGCCGCCGGCCTGGTGATCGCCGCCAGCGTCGCGGCAAACCTCGACGCCGAGGCCGAACGCCGCGGCCGGCCCGTCGGGAAGGGCGAGGTCGAGGGGCTGACGATGGCCACCTACCGGCGGGGGCAGGGGGTGACCGGCTCGGCCTACGTCCAGGCGCTGGCGACGCTGCACGCCTTCGGCCGCGACGTGGCGGCGCTGTTCGAGACCTACGATGTGCTGCTGCTCTCGACCCTGGGGCGTCCGGCGATTCCGATCGGCTGGATCTTCGAGGACCGGGACCAGATCGCCGATCGCCTGTTCAGCTTCATGCCGAACACCCAACCCTTCAACAATTCGGGGCAGCCGGCGATGACCGTGCCGCTGGCCTGGAGCGGGGAGGGCTTGCCGATCGGCCTGCAGTTCGTCGGCCGCACGGGCGAGGAGGCGATGCTGTTCAGCCTGGCGGGCCAGCTGGAGCGGGCCCGGCCCTGGTTCGACAGGGTCGCGCCGCTCTAGGCCCTTCGCGCGCGGCGCTGCTGGATCAGCCAGGCGCCGATCACGCCCGTGGCCACCGCCCCGATCAGCAGGGTCGAGACGGCGTTGATCTCGGGGTTCACGCCCAGCCGAACCTGGCTGTAGATCCGCATCGGCAGCGTGGTCGCCCCGGGGCCCGAGGTGAAGCTCGCGATCACCAGGTCGTCCAGCGACAGCGTGAAGGCCAGCATCCAGGCGGCGGCCACGGCCGGGGCGATGTTGGGCAGGGTCACGGTGAGGAACGCCTGCCAGGGCGTGCGGCCAAGGTCGCGGGCGGCCTCCTCCAGCCGCGGATCGAAGCTGGCCAGCCGGGCCTGCACCACGACCGTGGCGTAGCAAAGCGTCAGGGTCGCGTGGCTGAGCGTCACCGTCCAGAAGCCGCGGGGGACGCCGGCGGCCACGAACAGCAGCAGGAGCGACAGGCCCAGGATCACCTCGGGCATGACGAGGGCGCCGTAGATCATGCCCGCCAGCCCCGTGCGGCCGCGGAACCGCCCGGCGCGGGCGAGGGCCACCGCCGCGAGGGCGCCGAGCCCGGTCGCCATCGTTGCGGAGAGGGCGCCGACCCGCAGCGTCGTCCAGATCGCCTCCAGCATCTGCCGGTCGTGGAACAGGGCCCGGTACCAGCGCAGGGAAAAGCCGCTCCAGACGGTGACCAGCCGCCCGTCGTTGAAGGAGTAGAGCACCAGGATGGCGATGGGCGCGTAGAGGAACAGCAGGCCGAGCCCGATGGCCGCGACGCCGAAGGCCGAGGGTCCGCGCCTCATCCCAGCACCCGGCGGGGCTGGCGCTCGAACAGCAGGATGGGGACGAGCAGGGTGGCGAGCAGCGCAATCGCCACCGCCGAGGCCGCCGGCCAGTCGCGGTTGGCGAAGAACTCGGTCCAGATCACCCGGCCCAGCATCAGGGTCTCGGAGCCGCCCAGCAGGTCGGGGACCACGAACTCGCCCGCCATGGGGATGAAGCAGAGCAGGGCGCCGGCGGCCACCCCGGGCAGCGACAGCGGGAAGGTGACGGTCCAGAACGCCCGCAGCGGGCCGGCCCCCAGATCCCGCGCCGCCTCCACCAGCCGCTCGTCCCGGCGTTCCAGCACCGCGTAGAGCGGCAGCACCATGAACGGCAGGTAGGCGTAGACGAGCCCGAGGATCACCGCGGCTTCGGTGTTCAGCAGGTCGACCGGCGGCAGGCCGGCGGCGCCGAGGACGGCGTTGAGCAGGCCGGCGGGCTTGAGGATGGCGATCCAGGCGTAGATGCGGATCAGGAAGCTGGTCCAGAACGGCAGGATCACGGCCAGGACGAGGGCGCTGCGCAGGCGCGGCCGGCAGCGGACGATCCCCCAGGCCATCGGGTAGCCGACCAGCAGCAGGAGGACGGTGGCCGTGGCGCTGATCCGCAGACTGGAGGCGTAGGCGTCCAGGTAGAGCCGGTCGGCGGCGAGGCGGGCGTAGGTCTCGAGGTCCAGCCCCGCCAGGAACGCCCGCAGCCCGGCGACACCGGCGCTCCAGTCGATCCGCGGCGCGTAGGGCGGCATCGCGAGCGCCGTGTCGGACAGCGAGAGCCTGGCGACCAGCAGGACGGGAAAGCCGAAGAAGACCAGCAGCCACGCATAGGGCAGCAGGGCCGCCAGGCCCGACCGGTCGCGCCTCATGCGGGCAGGTCCCAGGCCGCCTCGGCAGGCCACGACAGCCAGACCGGCGCGCCGGACGGCGCGGGCGGCTCCCCCGCGGTGTTGGCCCGGCTGGCGAGGATGCGCCCCTCGGCGGTGTCGACCACGTAACGGGTGCGGTCCCCCAGGAACGCCGCCTCGCGCACCGTCCCGGCCAGGCTCCCGGGGGCTGGCGCGCCGTGGACCTCCACCCGCTCGGGCCGCACCGCCAGCCAGCCGCCGCCGTCGCGTGGCAAGAGGTTCACCTCGCCGACGAACTCGGCCACGGCCCGGCTCGCCGGCCGCTCGTAGACCTGGCGCGGGGCGCCGACCTGGACGATGCGGCCCGCCTGCATCACCGCCAGCCGGTCGGCCATGGCCATCGCCTCGTCCTGGTCGTGGGTGACCACGACGAAGGTCAGGCCGAGCCGGCGCTGCAGGGCCGTAAGTTCGCCCTGGGTCTCGCCCCGCAGCTTGCGGTCCAGCGCCGCCAGCGGCTCGTCCAGCAGCAGGATCCTGGGACGCGGCGCGAGGGCGCGGGCGAGGGCCACGCGCTGCTGCTGGCCGCCGGACAGCTGGTGCGGCTTGCGGCCGGCGAGCCCCTCGAGCTTCACCAGCGCCAGCATCTCCTCGACGCGGGCCGCGGCCTCGCGCCGGGGCAGGCCCTTCAGGCCATAGGCGACGTTCCCCGCGACCGTCAGGTGCGGGAAGAGGGCGTAGCTCTGGAACATCATGCAGACCGGCCGCCGGTGGGGCGGGAGGCCGGCGACGTCCGCCCCGTCCAGCAGGATGCGGCCGGCGTCGGGCGTCTCGAACCCGGCCAGCAGGCGCATCAGGGTGGTCTTGCCGCAGCCCGAGGGGCCGAGGAGGGCGAAGAACTCGCCTTCGCGGATGGCGAGGTCGACCCCGTCCACGGCGGCGTGGCCCGCGAAGCGCCGGCTCACGCCCTCGAAGCGGACGATGTCGGCGGCGGTGCTCACCGGCCGGTCAGGACCCGCGTCCACTGGCGGTTCACCTCGCGCAGCAGGGCCTGATCCTTGGTGGTGGTGACGAAGAGCCGGTCCATCAGCTCGGGGCCCGGATAGACGTTGGGATCGTTCCGCACCGCCGGGTCCACCAGCGCCGTCGCCGCGGCGTTGGCGTTGGCGTACTGGGTGTAGTCGGAAGCCCGCGCGATCACCTCGGGGCGGAGCATGTAGGCGATGAAGCGGTGCGCCGCATCGGGGTTCGGCGCGTCCTTCGGGATGGCGAAGACGTCGAACCAGACCTGGCTGCCCTCCTTCGGGACCACATAGCCCAGGGCGACGCCGGTCTTCGCCTCCTGGGCGCGCGCCTTGGCCTGCAGCACGTCGCCCGAATAGCCGACCGCCACGCAGGCGTCGCCGTTCGCCAGGGCCTCAATGTATTCGGACGAGTGGAACTTGCGCACGTAGGGCCGGGCCTTCAGCAGCAGGTCGGTGGCGGCCGCGTAGTCGGCCGGCGCGGTCGAATTCGGGTCCTTGCCCAGGTAGTTGAGCGCGACGGCGTACATGTCCTCGGAGGCGTCGAGGAAGTAGACGCCGCAGTCCTGCAGCCGGGCGAGGTTGGCCGGCTCGAGCACCACCGCCCAGCTGTCGATGGCGACGCCCGGCAGGCGCCTGGCCACCTCGGCGGCGTTGTAGCCGATGCCGATCGTGCCCTGCATGTAGGGCACGGCGTACTTCGCGCCCGGATCGAACGCGGCCAGCCGCTCCATCAGCGGCGGCGAGAGGTTCGACAGCCCCGGCAGCTTGGCCTTGTCCAGCGGCTGGACCGCGCCGGCGGCGATGTAGCGGGGCAGGTTGTGGTTGGACGGGACCACCAGGTCGTAGCCGGTGTTTCCCTGCAGCACCTTGGTCTCGAGCACCTCGTTGGAATCGAAGGTGTCGTAGACGACGCGGACGCCGGTCTCCTCGGTGAAGGCGTCGAGCAGGGCGGGGTCGATGTAGTCCGACCAGTTGTAGATCCGCAGCTCCTCGGCGGGCTTTCCGCCGCAGGCCGCCAGCATCAGGGCCAGAGCCAGCCCGACCGCCTTCGCCCAGTGCGCCCAGTGCGCCATGCCATCCCCCAAAGCTTGCGGCGCAGGTTATAGGGGCTCGTTCCGACCCGTTAAGCCCGAAAAGCCGAGCGCCCCGCCGATGCCCGCCCTCTGGACCGCGACCCTGCCGGTGCTGCTGCTGGTCGCCTCGAACGTGTTCATGACCTTCGCCTGGTACGGCCACCTGAAGGTCGAGCACCGGCCGCTGTGGATCATCGTCCTGGTGAGCTGGGGGATCGCGTTCTTCGAATACTGGCTGGCGGTGCCGGCGAACCGGATCGGCCGGCTCGTCTACGAGCCGGCCGAGCTGAAGGCCATGCAGGAGGTGATCACCCTGGCGGTGTTCGCCGTCTTCTCGGTGGCCTACCTGGGCGAGAAGCTCACCCTGAACCACGGCGTCGGCTTCGCGCTGATCGCGCTGGGCGCCTGGTTCGTGTTCAAGGGGCCGCTCCAGCCGCCCCTCTAACCGCCGGGCGCCGCGCCGGCGGGCGGGACCATGACCGTCAGCTCGTTGGTCTTGGTCATGAACTTCACGCCCTTGACCCGGCCGTCGGTGTACTTGCCCCAGTAGCCGCTGACCTCGATCGGCGTCTCGACCTGAGCGCCGGGCGCCGTGGGCTTCGTGGCGATCACGTCCACCTCGTAGACCCCGTCGGGCGGCGAGGCGGCGTAGATCCGCGGCAGGAACGCGGGATCGCCCCAGCCGGCGCTGGACGTCTTGCCCGTCGCTTTCAGGTTCAACCCGCCGGCGTGGCTGACCTCGACGGATCCGGAATCGACCGAGAGGATCTGCTCCTGGCCCGCGTACATCGCGGCGGGCCGCGCGAGCGATTTCTTCTTCTCGGGGGGCGGGGTGGCCTCGGCCTGGCTGACCTGGCCCTGGCAGGCCGTGAGGGACAGGCAGGCCAGGGCGCCTGCGACAAGCATCATCCTACGCATGGCGATCGCGTTTCTCCCGTGTTCCGGGCGGCGATTCTTTTGTGATGCCGTCTGGCGACTCGCGGGCCGCCGCCCTCGCCCTGCGGGCAGTTTGCGCCGATAACCGCGTTTGGCGAGCTTTTTCGGCCGCGTGCTTTGGCGAAAGCCCCGCTCGGCCTATAAGCGCCGGTCTCCGATCCAGGCCCCAAGATACATGTCGCGCATCCTCATCACCTCGGCCCTGCCCTACATCAACGGGATCAAGCACCTGGGAACGCTCGCGGGCTCCATGCTGCCGGCGGACGTCTATGCGCGCTTCCAGCGGGCGAGGGGGCGCGAGACCCTCTACATCTGCGCCACCGACGAGCACGGCACGCC
The Phenylobacterium zucineum HLK1 genome window above contains:
- a CDS encoding ABC transporter permease — protein: MRRGPSAFGVAAIGLGLLFLYAPIAILVLYSFNDGRLVTVWSGFSLRWYRALFHDRQMLEAIWTTLRVGALSATMATGLGALAAVALARAGRFRGRTGLAGMIYGALVMPEVILGLSLLLLFVAAGVPRGFWTVTLSHATLTLCYATVVVQARLASFDPRLEEAARDLGRTPWQAFLTVTLPNIAPAVAAAWMLAFTLSLDDLVIASFTSGPGATTLPMRIYSQVRLGVNPEINAVSTLLIGAVATGVIGAWLIQQRRARRA
- a CDS encoding ABC transporter permease, which translates into the protein MRRDRSGLAALLPYAWLLVFFGFPVLLVARLSLSDTALAMPPYAPRIDWSAGVAGLRAFLAGLDLETYARLAADRLYLDAYASSLRISATATVLLLLVGYPMAWGIVRCRPRLRSALVLAVILPFWTSFLIRIYAWIAILKPAGLLNAVLGAAGLPPVDLLNTEAAVILGLVYAYLPFMVLPLYAVLERRDERLVEAARDLGAGPLRAFWTVTFPLSLPGVAAGALLCFIPMAGEFVVPDLLGGSETLMLGRVIWTEFFANRDWPAASAVAIALLATLLVPILLFERQPRRVLG
- a CDS encoding ABC transporter ATP-binding protein; this translates as MDAGPDRPVSTAADIVRFEGVSRRFAGHAAVDGVDLAIREGEFFALLGPSGCGKTTLMRLLAGFETPDAGRILLDGADVAGLPPHRRPVCMMFQSYALFPHLTVAGNVAYGLKGLPRREAAARVEEMLALVKLEGLAGRKPHQLSGGQQQRVALARALAPRPRILLLDEPLAALDRKLRGETQGELTALQRRLGLTFVVVTHDQDEAMAMADRLAVMQAGRIVQVGAPRQVYERPASRAVAEFVGEVNLLPRDGGGWLAVRPERVEVHGAPAPGSLAGTVREAAFLGDRTRYVVDTAEGRILASRANTAGEPPAPSGAPVWLSWPAEAAWDLPA
- a CDS encoding polyamine ABC transporter substrate-binding protein → MAHWAHWAKAVGLALALMLAACGGKPAEELRIYNWSDYIDPALLDAFTEETGVRVVYDTFDSNEVLETKVLQGNTGYDLVVPSNHNLPRYIAAGAVQPLDKAKLPGLSNLSPPLMERLAAFDPGAKYAVPYMQGTIGIGYNAAEVARRLPGVAIDSWAVVLEPANLARLQDCGVYFLDASEDMYAVALNYLGKDPNSTAPADYAAATDLLLKARPYVRKFHSSEYIEALANGDACVAVGYSGDVLQAKARAQEAKTGVALGYVVPKEGSQVWFDVFAIPKDAPNPDAAHRFIAYMLRPEVIARASDYTQYANANAAATALVDPAVRNDPNVYPGPELMDRLFVTTTKDQALLREVNRQWTRVLTGR
- a CDS encoding DMT family protein, whose product is MPALWTATLPVLLLVASNVFMTFAWYGHLKVEHRPLWIIVLVSWGIAFFEYWLAVPANRIGRLVYEPAELKAMQEVITLAVFAVFSVAYLGEKLTLNHGVGFALIALGAWFVFKGPLQPPL